A single window of Mugil cephalus isolate CIBA_MC_2020 chromosome 1, CIBA_Mcephalus_1.1, whole genome shotgun sequence DNA harbors:
- the plxnb3 gene encoding plexin-B1 — protein MLASSIAPSLLLLLLLLLPPPSHPADASVQWVELEGDPLSHLLLDPGAGFLYVGGVDHLYQMTLDLKMVSHVTTGPQLDSPDCLPPIVPQDCRSATPTHNHNKLLLLEPGQGAEPGSLIVCGSLYQGICEKRSLSNISQLIYQTSNPVDTQYVAANDPRVSTVGVVITTSNKQEGGGADGVLRLMLVGRGYTSKGPGDIPPITTRRLFPVPPPRRAFSQEEELGKLVVGSYSEYNNHFVKAVAHGKHVYFLFSRRDMWHKKEYRTYASRLCTSDRSFYSYVEVPLLCDGGYNLAQGAWLGNHSGEPALFVVMAAGQASTPVATSRSALCIYGMAELDAMLRRAQEVCYTEGGRGNSGQEEAYIEYAVSSKCLKLPKVSLSEYPCGGEHTPNPIASSVPLAATPTITSATQLTAVTTATEAGHSIAFLGDRDGRLSKVLVHSDRSGDLYGSVLVDDAGSAISADLLLDESQQHVYVLTSGRLSKVPVSSCERQTDCWSCLAVRDPYCGWCVLEGRCSRKHECERHLQPNHWLWSFKPANRCVTVQSVTPANQSKDEQTQVTLSVLQLPALTEAESLSCVFGVLPPHPAVVTGTSITCQSPAPQLLPAMPTGSDHMILPVSLTFGHVTVATGNMTFYDCGAVSRLNQSSQCLACLNSPWTCSWCPLDQLCTHNQICPNQHTILNQRDSPGPSSCPLVFSLQSSALVPLGLSTTVVLQGRNLDVFTDEAPYVCVVEIEGVKINLTAEDTRDNETHTFTCTTHQFQFSVSRLQFSAPVYLRKGQRRIDTSPGLTLQLYDCSAGQSDCSQCRAVPEEYGCVWCPGSPAPSCVYNQSCSGVPVDTCPPPQITKVTPVSGPLEGGVLVTITGANLGMRYQDVEGGVTVAGVECLPQPEGYQISTRVVCELQPSEIQTQGPVLITVGTNPPGRSTQMFTYQDPQLLDLVPDKGPISGGTRLTIRGRQLLTGQTSDLSAFLGPQPCYIVEEVNGTHLVCQTGASNRTGEVPVRVLFGKAERTVPNLTFQYLDDPVITDAAPAESFYAGGRVVTVTGRNLDVVQQPVIAVWVEPVDVQRVKRRRRLALLTAKQQLVFNSTMTTASERCSVRSSSEMSCLTPKVSPEVKVKGVWFQLDNVRVHYESIKGKSFSYYPDPHLDPLNKEAPGTPYHFKPGGVIAVEGKDLTTAMTREEVKAWLGDQACDVKTLDSTHLYCEPPEVQPRSVDDSNDLPSLRVVMGNLEKDLGLVQYDTDSLLPPVPLAAQISLGAGAAVIILSVLVVILMYRRKSKQALRDYKKVLLQLETLEINVGDQCRKEFTDLMTEMMDLSSDVGGPGLPLLDYKTYAERVFFPGQQTAPLSRQLDLPESRRQTVEQGLQQLNNLLNNRLFLTRFIHTLEAQQGFSQRDRGYVASLLTMALHDKLEYFTEVMKCLLQDLVQQYVAKNPKLMLRRTETVVEKMLTNWMSICLYSFLKEVAGEPLYMLYRAIKYQVDKGPVDAVTGKAKRTLNDSHLLREDIDYCAMTLTVLVKNGVEVQPCPVKVLDTDTITQVKDKILDQVYRGAPFSQRPSADSLDLEWRSGQAGHLTLSDDDVTAVVQGRWKRLNTLQHYKVPDGATVALIPRSQSSGGVNQVFQTGEKTPMLEGEEEEGLRLWHLVKSSEDPEIPKHRKSSMRERERAKAIPEIYLTRLLSMKGTLQKFVDDVFVAILSTKRPPPIAVRFFFDFLDDMAEKHEIDDPETVHIWKTNSLPLRFWVNILKNPQFVLDVQVTDSIDAVLSVIAQTFIDSCTTSEHKVGRDSPVNKLLYAREIPRYKQLVERYYSDIHSAASGCYQEMNSTLTELSGSFASEMNTLVALHELYKYINKYYDQIIMSLEEDSSGQKMQLAYRLQQVAALVENKVTDL, from the exons ATGTTGGCCTCCTCCATCGccccatcactcctcctcctcctcctcctcctccttccccctccctcccaccctgcAGACGCCTCGGTGCAGTGGGTGGAGCTAGAGGGAGACCCCCTGTCCCACCTGCTGCTGGACCCGGGGGCGGGGTTTCTGTATGTGGGCGGGGTCGATCACCTGTACCAGATGACGTTGGACTTGAAGATGGTGTCTCATGTGACGACCGGCCCTCAACTGGACTCCCCCGACTGCCTCCCCCCCATTGTCCCCCAGGACTGCCGCTCAGCCACACCCACTCACAACcacaacaagctgctgctgctggagccgGGGCAAGGGGCGGAGCCAGGGAGTCTGATAGTGTGTGGGTCACTTTACCAGGGAATCTGTGAGAAGAG GAGTCTGTCCAACATCTCTCAGCTCATCTACCAGACGTCCAACCCAGTCGACACTCAGTATGTCGCCGCTAACGACCCCCGGGTCTCCACCGTCGGCGTGGTGATAACTACCAGCAACAAACAGGAAGGGGGCGGAGCTGACGGTGTGTTGCGCCTGATGCTGGTTGGTCGAGGCTACACCAGCAAAGGCCCTGGCGACATCCCACCAATCACGACGCGGCGCCTCTTCCCGGTGCCCCCCCCTCGCCGGGCGTTCtcccaggaggaggagctggggaaACTGGTCGTGGGAAGTTACTCTGAGTACAACAACCACTTTGTGAAGGCCGTCGCTCATGGCAAGCATGTCTACTTCCTGTTCTCGCGGCGGGACATGTGGCACAAAAAGGAGTACCGGACCTACGCCTCCCGGCTCTGCACCTCCGACCGGAGCTTCTACTCATACGTGGAGGTGCCGCTGCTTTGTGATGGCGGCTACAACCTGGCACAGGGGGCGTGGCTAGGCAACCACTCAGGTGAGCCCGCCCTGTTTGTCGTCATGGCAGCGGGGCAGGCGTCAACACCTGTGGCCACGAGTCGCTCGGCGCTGTGCATCTATGGGATGGCGGAGCTGGACGCAATGCTGCGGAGGGCGCAGGAAGTGTGCTACACGGAGGGGGGGCGGGGCAATAGCGGGCAGGAAGAGGCCTACATCGAGTACGCGGTGTCCTCAAAATGTCTCAAATTACCAAAG GTCTCTCTCTCAGAGTACCCCTGTGGGGGGGAACACACCCCCAACCCCATCGCCAGCTCCGTGCCCCTCGCGGCCACGCCCACCATCACCTCTGCCACCCAGCTGACTGCTGTCACCACGGCAACGGAGGCGGGACACTCCATCGCTTTCCTGGGAGACAGAGACGGACGACTGTCCAag GTGTTGGTGCACTCCGACCGGTCAGGTGATCTCTACGGCAGTGTGTTGGTGGACGACGCCGGCAGTGCCATCAGCGCTGACCTCCTATTGGACGAGAGCCAGCAGCACGTTTACGTCCTGACCAGCGGCCGG ctgtcCAAGGTTCCCGTCTCGTCCTGTGAGAGACAGACGGACTGTTGGTCCTGTCTCGCTGTCAGAGACCCGTACTGTGGCTGGTGTGTCCTGGAGGGCAG ATGTTCCCGTAAACACGAGTGTGAGCGCCACCTGCAGCCCAACCACTGGCTGTGGAGCTTCAAGCCGGCCAATCGGTGCGTGACGGTGCAGAGCGTGACGCCGGCCAATCAGAGCAAAGATGAGCAGACGCAG GTAACACTGTCAGTCCTCCAGCTTCCCGCCCTAACGGAGGCGGAGTCTCTGTCCTGTGTCTTCGGCGTCCTCCCACCTCATCCTGCCGTCGTCACAGGAACCAGCATCACCTGTCAATCACCCGCGccccagctcctcccagccATGCCGACAGGAAGTG ATCACATGATCCTCCCCGTGTCACTGACGTTCGGTCACGTGACCGTCGCCACGGGCAACATGACCTTCTACGACTGTGGAGCCGTGAGTCGACTGAACCAGAGCTCCCA GTGTCTGGCCTGTCTCAACAGTCCATGGACATGTAGCTGGTGTCCTCTGGATCAACTCTGCACCCACAACCAAATCTGTCCCAACCAACACACCATCCTCAACCAGAGA GACTCTCCTGGTCCCTCGTCCTGTCCTCTGGTCTTCAGCCTGCAGAGTTCTGCCTTAGTGCCGTTGGGTCTGAGCACCACCGTGGTCCTGCAGGGACGAAACCTGGACGTCTTCACG GACGAGGCTCCGTACGTTTGTGTCGTTGAGATCGAAGGCGTCAAAATCAACCTGACGGCCGAGGACACACGAGACAATGAGACGCACACCTTCACCTGTACTACACACCAG ttcCAGTTCTCCGTGAGCCGGCTCCAGTTTTCAGCTCCTGTTTATCTTCGTAAAGGACAAAGACGCATCGACACCTCACCTGGACTCACAC TCCAGCTCTACGACTGCTCCGCCGGCCAATCAGATTGCTCCCAGTGCAGGGCGGTGCCTGAGGAGTACGGCTGCGTCTGGTGTCCAGGTAGCCCCGCCCCCAGCTGCGTCTACAACCAGTCGTGCTCCGGCGTACCTGTGGACACCTGTCCTCCCCCTCAGATCACAAAG GTGACGCCCGTCTCCGGTCCTCTGGAGGGCGGAGTCCTGGTGACCATCACCGGGGCTAACCTGGGCATGAGGTACCAGGATGTGGAGGGCGGAGTCACGGTGGCAGGTGTTGAGTGTCTGCCTCAGCCTGAAGGATACCAGATCTCCACCAG GGTTGTGTGTGAGCTGCAGCCCAGTGAGATCCAGACTCAGGGTCCCGTCCTGATCACCGTGGGAACAAACCCCCCAGGGAGGTCCACACAGATGTTCACCTATCAG GATCCTCAGCTCCTGGATCTGGTTCCAGATAAAGGTCCGATCTCTGGAGGAACCCGGCTGACCATCAGAGGGCGCCAGCTGCTGACCGGACAGACGTCGGATCTGAGCGCCTTCCTGGGCCCTCAGCCCTGCTACAT tgtggaggaggtgaatgGAACCCACTTGGTGTGCCAGACCGGCGCCAGTAATCGGACCGGGGAAGTTCCCGTCAGGGTTTTGTTTGGGAAAGCCGAGCGGACCGTCCCAAACCTCACCTTCCAATACCTGGACGACCCCGTCATCACCGACGCCGCCCCAGCAGAGAGCTTCTACGC CGGGGGGCGTGTCGTCACGGTGACCGGCAGGAACCTGGACGTGGTGCAGCAGCCAGTCATAGCGGTGTGGGTGGAGCCTGTGGACGTCCAGAGGGTGAAACGCAGGAGACGATTGGCTCTCCTCACGGCCAAGCAGCAGCTGGTCTTCAACAGCACCATGACGACG GCGTCTGAGCGCTGCTCTGTCAGGTCGTCCTCTGAAATGAGCTGCTTGACCCCTAAAGTGAGCCCAGAGGTGAAGGTTAAAGGCGTCTGGTTCCAGCTGGATAACGTCAGAGTTCACTACGAGAGCATCAAG GGTAAAAGCTTCTCTTATTATCCGGACCCACACTTAGATCCTCTGAACAAAGAAGCTCCAGGGACTCCGTATCATTTCAAACCCGGGGGAGTGATCGCTGTGGAG GGTAAGGACCTGACCACGGCCATGACTAGAGAGGAGGTGAAAGCCTGGCTCGGGGACCAAGCGTGTGACGTGAAAACTCTGGACAGCACTCACCTGTACTGTGAACCCCCAGAGGTTCAACCCAGGAGTGTGGACGACAGCAATGACCTGCCCAGCCTCAGG GTCGTCATGGGAAACCTGGAGAAGGACTTGGGATTGGTTCAGTACGACACCGACTCTCTGCTGCCTCCCGTCCCATTGGCTGCTCAGATCAGTTTGGGGGCGGGAGCAGCCGTCATCATCCTGTCAGTGCTGGTCGTCATCCTCATGTACAG GAGGAAGAGTAAACAGGCTCTCAGAGACTATAAGAAGGTTTTGCTGCAGCTGGAAACTCTGGAGATCAACGTAGGAGATCAGTGCCGCAAAGAGTTCACCG ACCTGATGACGGAGATGATGGATCTGAGCAGTGATGTTGGGGGACCAGGGCTGCCCCTGCTGGACTACAAGACGTATGCAGAGAGAGTCTTCTTCCCCGGCCAGCAGACGGCGCCGCTGAGCCGCCAGCTGGACCTGCCCGAGTCCAGGAGGCAGACTGTGGAGCAGGGTCTCCAGCAACTCAACAACCTGCTCAACAACAGGCTCTTCCTCACTCGG TTCATCCACACCCTGGAGGCCCAGCAGGGGTTCTCTCAGAGAGACCGGGGTTACGTTGCCAGTCTGCTCACCATGGCTCTGCACGACAAACTGGAATATTTCACCGAGGTCATGAAGTGTCTTCTCCAGGACCTGGTCCAACAGTACGTGGCCAAAAACCCCAAACTCATGCTGCGCCG GACAGAGACGGTGGTTGAGAAGATGTTGACCAACTGGATGTCCATTTGCCTCTACTCCTTCCTCAAG GAGGTGGCGGGGGAGCCTCTCTACATGCTCTACCGAGCCATAAAGTATCAGGTGGACAAAGGGCCAGTGGACGCTGTGACAGGAAAAGCCAAACGGACGCTCAATGACAGTCACCTGCTGCGGGAGGACATCGATTACTGCGCCATG acTCTGACGGTGTTGGTGAAGAATGGAGTCGAGGTCCAACCGTGTCCTGTTAAGGTGCTCGACACCGACACCATCACACAG GTGAAGGATAAGATCTTGGATCAGGTCTACAGAGGAGCTCCGTTCTCTCAGAGACCATCAGCAGACAGCCTGGATCTTG AGTGGCGTTCAGGTCAGGCCGGTCACCTGACTCTGTCTGATGATGATGTCACGGCGGTGGTTCAGGGACGCTGGAAGAGACTCAACACGCTGCAGCACTATAAG GTTCCAGACGGAGCCACGGTGGCTCTGATTCCTCGTTctcagagttcaggaggagTCAACCAGGTTTTCCAGACTGGAGAGA AAACCCCGATgctggagggtgaggaggaggaggggctcCGTCTGTGGCACCTGGTGAAGAGCAGTGAAGATCCTGAGATCCCCAAACACAGAAAGAGCAGcatgagggagagagaacgAGCCAAGGCCATACCTGAGATTTACCTGACCAGGCTGCTGTCCATGAAG GGGACGCTGCAGAAGTTTGTGGACGACGTCTTCGTGGCGATCCTCAGTACGAAGCGTCCTCCTCCGATCGCCGTTCGCTTCTTCTTTGACTTCCTGGACGACATGGCGGAAAAACACGAGATCGACGACCCGGAGACCGTCCACATCTGGAAGACTAACAG TCTCCCCCTCAGGTTCTGGGTCAACATCCTGAAGAACCCTCAGTTTGTTCTGGACGTCCAGGTGACGGACAGCATCGACGCCGTCCTGTCCGTCATCGCTCAGACCTTCATCGACTCCTGCACCACGTCTGAGCACAAAGTGGGACGG GATTCTCCTGTCAACAAGCTGCTGTACGCCAGAGAGATCCCCCGATACAAACAGCTGGTGGAGAG GTATTACAGTGACATCCACAGCGCTGCATCAGGCTGTTACCAGGAGATGAACTCAACTCTGACCGAACtgtctggg AGTTTCGCCTCAGAGATGAACACTCTAGTTGCGCTCCATGAACTCTACAAGTACATCAACAAATATTATGACCAG atCATCATGTCTCTGGAGGAGGACAGCTCTGGTCAGAAGATGCAGTTAGCCTACCGGCTGCAGCAGGTCGCCGCCCTGGTGGAGAACAAGGTCACTGACCTCTGA